In Mytilus edulis chromosome 7, xbMytEdul2.2, whole genome shotgun sequence, a single genomic region encodes these proteins:
- the LOC139529745 gene encoding uncharacterized protein DDB_G0284459-like, with translation MGQNQSSRSIPTTPKGPPARPSAQPSARGLSQLGPQGPSYVNPENKVLPIVLPSSAKSLLRPVSQELSDFHPEYKEIFRSESLEDDNGNITNGEVVHDGSKHGINSQDVNGNLSPRSNGHIPNDNRNGDLNRRPVSMYTNGGGGNNNTNVKGHRRQLSASSVLYSKENTIIEHPDEPKYNDDRPRKVTLPAKSSFDMPYSENLTYAQLAEYRRNQTLAELERKTGRKIEDLSAYAEDKQSNFERAPSTRSAKSYHSAGSAVSKKKSRAPPPPNQPPPPPGSKSAPNTPRAAPGSKSAPSTPRGSNMHTPPARPNKPPPILKSYSVDREPPADYDDAQPRKNVSINRSSSSASGSRKSYAPATSPPPPNAPPPPPPPGSGILRNTNQRLNKSMVELPRANSASDFIKVRSPPVRQDSFNKPALQTEQNKFLSQIQKAAENRAMRRQNSEPVMTSTPPINGDIDNRVEEKLIFDATSNTLESAKNYNNQDLPVKTPPPVALKPNRSSSSSFERQNSVTSETSTANSVQSSSNSEDQNGAIRRLNSLLQHDIKLAAQSKATKIVKHATPVKEKPMDPAQAFREQLAKAAYERDHRAKTGPTIDEKLKAAQAEEKEKSEANIVFYTDQVTVKRTDSIRKQNEEYKKEDTKKRETSVQETNVQVESPKEVFTTNKGEKPSLPVLTNGNMVEQKGEIIHHPRQMTPGGGIGSQKDSYRNSIYASKDWTPEVDLDSDDNISDSEVLTSSLGKSNGFKSSVFPAKVNEINYKGKKQKGKERKFKKSIENDEKKKHGSIKKFKNSVHKSVLNAFGSISKASGKVLKKNKSEDLDNVNEQPMNWTLSSSSSTPSFSGTPVESRPNLSDGQLSNRAFKYMVPNGYQDHVSLSSESSDEERIVNNNVMFESNGHIESNEDTDNEDGSDQKYLKRAGVAYVSKSGQIVVLPEYDKVQPGEQRPGEFDNHAPKLKNKKKKFTFDNTVRRKEREHISEQITMDATEKEKKREDERRREMEADIDIKRTRELEARERLQRLEMQAQYHQQLLQQQQQYGMLSAPPLPPPNGFQQGFNPVEFSQFFAQQPGYGLPYGAPSGFGGPMYNNNVPNMSYDLSEYMRMMGVQNSTPTSTPQQLNAYMLQGGLNWPQTSLLSYPNKQQDDSKRNQVYNNWSGPKKQIVKSNSQGDSGASTSKKTSFYSADESDSSAGLSPQRTDASLSASKNNVNGDTNDNYGYKSKISVTTVYTPGFTKSAASDNSSVISDNSADR, from the coding sequence ATGGGACAGAACCAAAGCTCTCGTTCTATACCAACAACACCAAAAGGTCCACCAGCTAGACCCAGTGCACAACCAAGTGCTCGTGGACTCAGTCAGTTAGGGCCACAGGGACCAAGTTATGTTAATCCTGAAAATAAAGTATTGCCGATAGTGCTTCCTTCCTCTGCCAAATCATTATTAAGACCAGTGTCTCAGGAATTAAGTGATTTTCATCCAGAATATAAAGAAATCTTCCGTTCGGAAAGTTTAGAAGATGATAATGGAAATATTACTAATGGGGAAGTGGTTCATGATGGTTCAAAACACGGTATAAATAGTCAGGATGTAAATGGGAACTTATCTCCAAGGTCAAATGGACATATACCCAATGACAACAGAAATGGAGATTTGAACCGTCGACCTGTATCAATGTACACTAATGGTGGTGGTGGTAATAACAATACTAATGTCAAAGGTCATCGCAGACAACTCTCTGCTTCATCTGTTCTTTACTCTAAAGAGAATACGATTATAGAACATCCCGATGAACCTAAATATAATGATGATCGACCAAGGAAGGTAACTCTTCCTGCTAAAAGTTCCTTTGATATGCCTTACTCAGAAAACCTAACTTATGCTCAGTTAGCTGAATATCGACGTAATCAAACTCTGGCTGAATTAGAAAGAAAAACAGGGAGGAAGATTGAAGATCTATCAGCATACGCAGAAGATAAACAATCAAACTTTGAAAGAGCGCCATCTACTAGATCAGCCAAAAGTTATCATAGTGCTGGATCAGCTGTCAGTAAGAAGAAAAGTCGAGCTCCACCACCTCCAAATCAACCACCTCCTCCTCCAGGGTCTAAATCAGCCCCAAATACACCCAGAGCTGCACCAGGATCTAAATCAGCCCCAAGTACACCGAGAGGCAGTAATATGCATACACCACCTGCCAGACCTAATAAGCCACCACCTATATTAAAATCATATTCAGTGGACAGGGAGCCACCTGCAGATTATGATGATGCTCAACCAAGGAAAAATGTTTCTATTAATAGATCGTCAAGTTCTGCTAGTGGTAGCAGAAAGTCATATGCTCCTGCTACATCACCTCCACCGCCTAACGCACCGCCACCCCCACCACCTCCGGGATCAGGGATATTACGCAATACTAATCAAAGATTAAACAAATCAATGGTAGAACTACCAAGGGCCAATAGTGCTAGTGACTTTATAAAAGTTCGTAGTCCACCAGTTCGTCAAGATAGCTTCAACAAGCCAGCCTTACAAACTGAACAGAATAAATTTTTATCACAAATTCAGAAGGCTGCAGAAAATCGTGCCATGAGGCGACAAAACTCAGAACCAGTCATGACTTCAACACCACCAATTAATGGTGATATAGACAATAGAGTTGAAGAGAAATTGATTTTTGATGCTACTTCAAACACATTGGAAAGTGCAAAAAATTATAACAATCAAGATTTACCCGTAAAAACACCACCACCAGTGGCACTGAAACCCAATAGATCATCATCATCTTCATTTGAGCGTCAAAATTCTGTTACATCTGAAACAAGCACTGCAAATAGTGTGCAGTCATCAAGTAACAGTGAAGATCAGAATGGCGCAATTCGTCGACTTAACAGTCTTTTGCAACATGATATAAAACTAGCAGCACAATCAAAGGCCACTAAAATTGTTAAACATGCCACACCAGTCAAAGAAAAACCTATGGATCCAGCACAGGCATTTCGGGAGCAACTTGCAAAAGCTGCTTATGAGCGTGATCATAGGGCAAAGACTGGGCCAACTATTGATGAAAAATTAAAAGCTGCTCAGGCAGAGGAAAAAGAAAAAAGTGAAGCTAATATCGTGTTTTATACAGATCAGGTTACTGTGAAACGAACTGATAGCATTCGTAAACAGAATGAGGAATATAAAAAAGAGGATACTAAAAAGAGAGAGACTAGTGTACAAGAAACAAATGTTCAAGTTGAATCTCCAAAAGAAGTTTTTACCACCAATAAAGGTGAAAAGCCTAGTCTTCCAGTCTTAACAAACGGCAATATGGTAGAACAAAAGGGTGAAATTATACATCATCCCCGACAGATGACCCCTGGGGGTGGCATCGGTTCTCAGAAGGATAGTTACCGTAATTCTATTTATGCATCAAAAGACTGGACTCCAGAAGTAGATTTAGATTCTGATGACAATATATCTGACAGTGAGGTATTGACATCAAGCCTTGGAAAGTCTAATGGCTTCAAATCATCAGTATTTCCAGCAAAAGTTAACGAAATTAATTATAAAGGAAAGAAACAAAAAGGAAAGGAGAGAAAGTTCAAGAAAAGCATCGAAAACGATGAAAAGAAAAAACATGGCAgcattaaaaaattcaaaaactctGTTCACAAAAGTGTGTTAAATGCATTTGGTTCTATAAGTAAAGCTTCTGGGAAGgtattgaagaaaaataaatctgAGGACTTAGATAATGTTAATGAACAACCAATGAACTGGACTTTATCATCATCCTCATCTACGCCATCATTCTCCGGCACTCCGGTAGAAAGTCGACCAAATCTAAGTGATGGACAGTTGTCAAATCGTGCCTTTAAATACATGGTACCTAATGGTTACCAAGATCATGTGTCTCTGAGTAGTGAAAGCTCAGATGAAGAGAGAATTGTCAATAACAATGTCATGTTTGAATCAAACGGCCACATTGAAAGTAACGAAGATACTGATAATGAGGATGGTAGTGATCAGAAATATTTGAAACGTGCTGGTGTGGCATACGTTAGTAAGAGTGGACAAATTGTTGTTTTACCGGAGTATGATAAAGTACAACCAGGTGAACAGAGACCTGGAGAATTCGATAATCATGcaccaaaacttaaaaataagaaaaagaagtTTACTTTCGATAATACTGTTCGTAGAAAAGAGAGAGAACATATCAGTGAACAAATCACCATGGATGCAACAGAAAAGGAGAAAAAAAGAGAGGATGAAAGGCGCAGGGAAATGGAGGCTGATATTGATATTAAACGTACTCGTGAGTTAGAAGCTCGTGAACGCTTGCAGAGATTAGAAATGCAGGCTCAGTATCATCAGCAGttattacaacaacaacaacagtaTGGGATGCTGTCAGCGCCACCTCTGCCTCCACCTAATGGATTCCAACAAGGCTTTAACCCAGTGGAATTCTCTCAGTTCTTTGCTCAGCAACCTGGGTATGGTTTACCTTATGGAGCTCCATCAGGGTTTGGAGGTCCTATGTATAATAACAATGTGCCAAACATGTCTTATGATCTGAGTGAATACATGCGAATGATGGGTGTTCAGAACTCAACACCTACATCAACGCCTCAGCAATTAAATGCTTACATGTTACAAGGAGGACTAAACTGGCCACAAACAAGTCTACTGTCTTATCCAAACAAACAACAAGATGATTCTAAGCGTAATCAGGTTTATAACAATTGGAGTGGACCTAAGAAACAAATCGTTAAATCTAATTCTCAAGGAGACAGTGGTGCTAGTACTTCTAAAAAGACATCTTTTTACTCAGCTGATGAATCGGACAGTTCAGCCGGACTGTCTCCACAACGAACTGATGCTTCATTAAGTGCTTCCAAGAACAATGTTAATGGTGACACAAATGATAATTATGGATATAAGTCTAAGATATCTGTAACAACTGTCTACACACCAGGATTTACCAAAAGTGCTGCCTCAGATAATAG